CCGATGGTGCCCACGCCGGCGGCGGCCAGGTAGTAGAGGGCCGGCGAGCCGAGCCCTCCGGCGCCGAGCACGAAGACCTTGCTCTCCAGGAGCCTGGCCTGGCCCGTTCCGCCCACCTCGGGCAGGATTATGTGACGCGAATAACGCTCTATCTGCTCTTCTGTGAAGTCCATGGCGCGATACCTCTTACTGTGGAAATTCCTATGGAAGCTCTTGATTAATTACCCTGGGGGAAACTTTGTTTCCCTAATCATGCAATCTCCAGCGCCTCTTCGGCGAAGGGCTCGTCGGGCTCCTCGAAGCACCAGCTTCGCGCGCTCTCGACCCTGCCCCCGCGCACCGAGACGATGAGGTACGAATACCAGGGCTGCCCCCTCTCCCTGTCGAAGCGCGAGGGCCTGTCGGCGTGGTCGGGATGGGAGTGGTAGAAGCCGAGCACGTCGAGACCTTCGGCCCTCGCCTCCTTGTCTATCCTGTTGAGGTCGGCCGGCGATATCTCGTAGCGGTCCCCGGCGCGCTCGGTGTTCCTGTTCTCCGTCCTCACCACCCTCTCCACGACCTTGACCTCCGACGCCGTGCCCACGAGCACCCCGCAGCACTCGCGCGGATAGGCCGTGCGCGCGTGCGCCGTGAGCTCGTCGTAGAGCTCCCTCGTCATGCGGAGCACCTCAGGCGCCCTCCCAGAGCCTGGTGCTCAGGTACTTGTCGCCGCCGTCGGGAAAGATGACGACGATGAGCCCCTTCTCGATCCTCGAGGCGAGCCGCATCGCAGCCCACATGGCGGCGCCCGAGGACTGGCCGACGAGAAGGCCCTCTTCGCGGGCAAGGCGCTTGGCCATGTCGTAGGACTCCTCGGTCGGGGCCGCTATCTTGTCGTCGTGCTCCTCGGCGTGGTATATGCCGGGCACGATGGAAGAGGCCATGTGCTTGAGGCCCTCGAGCCCGTGGAGCGGGCTGTCGGGCTCTACGGCCACGACCTGGATATGGGGATTGTACTCCTTGAGCCTCCTGCCCGTGCCCATTATGGTGCCGCCCGTGCCTATGGAGGCGACCAGGTGGGTTATGCGCCCCTCGGTCTGCTCGAATATCTCCACGCCTGTGGTGTCGTAATGGGCCCTCGGGTTGGAGGGGTTGTTGTACTGGTCGAGCTTGCAGTACTTCTCCGGGTTGTCGACGTAGAGCTTCCAGGCGAGCCTTATGGCCCCGTCCGACCCCTCGAGCGGGCTCGAAAATACGACGTTGGCGCCGAAGGCGTGGAGTATCTTCTTGCGCTCCTCGCTCACGTTGGCCGGCACGACGAGCTCCACCCTGTAGCCCTTCACGGCCCCTATCCAGGCGTAGGCTATGCCCGTGTTGCCCGAGGTGGAGTCGAGTATGACCTTATCCTTCGTCAGTATGCCGGCGGCCTCGGCGTCCTCTATCATGCGAAGCGCCGGCCGGTCCTTGACCGAGCCGCCGGGGTTGCAGCCCTCGAGCTTGGCGTATATCTCCACCTCGGCCGGAAGCTCGCGGGTAATACGGTTGATACGCACAAGCGGCGTATTACCGACGAGCTCAACGGCCGATGACTTGACGCCGAGTCCCTGGGCCCTGAACGCGTGCATCCGCACCGCCTTCTCTCCACTCATTGTGCAAAACCTCCGTCGAGGGGGCTCATCCGTCGCTGAAAAAGACCCCCTAATGGAACTCAGGACCATCGAGCAGGTTGCATATCGCGTTGACGCGGCTCATCCGTCGCTGAAAAAGACCCCGTAATGGAACGGCACGCAATACCCTACTAAGCTTGTCAAGTTTACAATACCCTACTAAACTTGTCAAGAAATTTAAGGACCTGTGTGCCTTTTTTTACGGGATCGGCCCGCAGGCCGGGACGCAGCGCAAGGGGCCGCGGACCGTAGGGGCGTGAGGGGAGGCGGCTGCGCAGGGCAGCCGCCGCAGGCACTCTCACCGCGGGGCCTCACTCGATGACGTCGAGCTCTATGGGTTCGACCTTGACGCCCTTGTCGATGAAGAAATCGATGGCCTTGTCTATCTCTTCGGGCTCGCCGTCGAACTCGAGGGCCACGAGTCCGAGGCTCGGAGAGACCGAGGCCTGGCGTATGTTGGTGACGACCCTGAAGCGACGTCCCACCTCGTAGATGAGGGGCTCCCGGATGCGCTCCTTGGGATATGTAAGGTAGACCCTCTTCTTCAACGCACGCCTCCCGCTATGGCGGGGATGATGGAGAGTTCGTCGCCGTCGCTTGTCGGCGTGGAGAGGTTGTCCCTGAAGCGTATGTCCTCGTCGTTGATATATATGTTTATGAAGCGACGGAGGTTGCCGTCTTCGTCGCAGATGCGCTCCTTGAGACCGGGATGCCTCTTTTCGAGGTCCTCGATGACCTCCGAGACCGTGGCCCCCTCGGCCGTCACCTCGTCCTGGCCGCCCGTTATCTTCCTCAGGGGAGTCGGTATCCTCACCTTTACCGCCATCTGTATGCACCTCCTGTGTTTTGTAGACGGCTACTCCGTCCCGCCGCCCCCCGCCGCCCCCGGCGCCGCCGCGGCCGCGGGGACGGGGTCATACCGCCTTCTTGACGAGAAGCTCGTAATGGTCGCCGGTCTTCTCCATGCGCAGGATCTCCTGGCCGTCGTTTCTCAGGCTCGAGGGGACGTTCCTTATGGGCTCGCCCTCGTCGAGGTAGAGCAGGAGTTCCTCGCCCTTTTTCATGGTCTCGAGCTTGATCTTGGCCTTCACGTAGTTTATGGGGCACTTCACGCCGCGAAGGTCCATAAGCACGGGCCCGGCGCCCCCTTCGTCCTCCGCGCCGCCGGGGGCCTGCCGGCTCTCCGGGGCCGGGGCTTCGCCCTCCCCGCCCTTCTCCCCCTCTATCCTCTCGAGCCTGAAGTGGAAGAAGTCGTCCATCGACGAGTAGAGGGCCTTGACGCGGTCCAGCATGGCCTCGATGCGGCCCAGGTACTCATCGAGCCCCCGCTCGTTGAGCAAGCGCGACGAGAGGAGTTCGGCCGTCCTGTCAAGCCCCGCGAAGCGCTCCGGGACGAGCCCCCGGCCTATGAACTTGGACTCGAAGTGGTCTACGGCCTCCTCGTCCGAGGCGGTCTCTATGCCCTGTGTTATGAGCAGCGCCTTGCACGTGGCCACAAGGCCCCTGTAGGCGGCCTCCGACGCCTCTTCGAGACGGCCCTGCGCGAGCGCCCGCCGCGCCCCGGCCAGCGAGCCTTCGGCCTCCTCTATGTCCACGTCTATTATGTCGAAGACACCGGCGCCGCACTCGCCGGGACCGAGACCGGCCAGCGAGAACTCCTCGTCCACGCCCCAGTCCGTGTACATCTGCGGGGCCTCGTCATGGGGCGGCATGGTCGAGTACCGCTCGACGAGCTCCCTCACAACGGCCCTGCCGCCGCCGTCGAGGTAGTCGTGGAAGCCGCCCTCCCCCCTCTCGGCGGCGTAGCGGCCGAGCAGCTCGGTGACGAAGGCCGGTATCCTCTTCGCCGGCACGAAGCCGTAGGTCTCGGCAAGCCTCGTCTTGCCGGCCTCGACCCTGCCTCCGGCAAGCACCTCGTAGTGGGGGGCGAGCCGCCCGTCGCCTCTCTTGGCCGCGCCGTAGAGGCCTATCGCCCCTACGGGGTGCTGGCCGCAGGCGTTGGGGCAGCCGCTTATCTTTATGTCCACGTCGAGGGAGCCGAGATCGAGTCCGCCGCCGCAAAGCTCCCTGGTGAGCTCGGCCGCCATGTTCCTTGAGAGGCATATGCCCAGGTTGCACGTCGACGCGCCGGGACAGCAGAGTACGTCGTCGATGCGGCCGGCGCCCGCGCGGCCGAGGCCGAGTTCGGCGAGCGCGGCGAAGAGGGGCCTGAGCTCCTCCTCGCGCAGCCAGCGGATCATGAGGTTCTGGTCGTGGCCGGTGCGGAGCGTGCCCTCGCCGAAGCGCTCGACCACGTCGGCAAGACGCCTGAGGACGGGGGCCTCGATGTCGCCGAGTTCGAGCCTTATGCGGGCGTAGTGGAAGCCGGGCTGCTTCTGCTCCCTCACGTTGGAGGCGCGCCAGAGCTCAAAGCCCCGCTCGTCGAAACCGGCCGGCGGCTCGCCGGCCTCGACCGCGCCAACGTCACGAAGCCGCGGGACGGGCCGCAGCGCCATGGGCCTGGGGCCGCTGCTTCGCACCGCATCGAGCTCCCGGCGGTAGAGGTCGAGGAACTTCCGCTCGCCGTACTTCTCGATTACGAAGCGAAGGCGCGCCTTGTGCTTGTTGCGCCTGTTGCCGTGCTTGTCGAAGAGGTTCATGACCGCCTCGGCCACGGCGAGGGCCTGGTCGGCCGGTATGAACTCCTCGATGAGTGTTGCCGGACGCGACCACGCGCCCATCCCGCCGGCGGCCCACACCTGGAAGCCCTCTTCGGCGGCACCGCCGCGCCCGCGCCTCACGGCCACGAAGCCCACGTCGTTTATGGTCGCCAGGGCGCAGTCCTCGGCGCAGCCGGAAAAGGCTATCTTGTACTTCCTGGGCAGGCTGTAGGCGCTGGGGTGCGTCAGCAGCGCCTCGGTGACGGCCACGGCGTAGGGGGCCACGTCGAAAGACTCGCGGGGACAGACGCCCGACTCTGGACAGGCCGTCACGTTTCTGAGGGTGTTGCCCCCGCCGCCGCGTGTGGATAGACCCACCTCGGCAAGCGACCTCATGGCCTTGACCGTGTCCTCGAGCACCACGCGGTGGAGCTGCACGTCCTGGCGGGTCGTCACATGGGGTATGCCGTTGCCGTACCGCTCCGAGAGGTCGGCTATGCGGCGCATCTGTTCGGGAAGCAGTCCGCCCGCCGGGACCCTGATCCTCATCATGTGGGTCGTCTGGCCCCGCTGGGCGTATACGCCCCTCGTGACGCGGAAAGGCTTGAAGCGCTCGCGCGATATCTCGCCGCGCAGGACCTTCTCCACCTCGGCGGCGTAGACGTCGATGTCGTCGATGATCTCCTGCGGTATCTCGTAGAAACTCTTCGCCTGCTTTACATCACTCATTATCTCTTCAACTCCCGATAGGAGAACTGCCCAGCCGGTGCCTCTCTATCAAGGGACCGTCCGGGCGCGGACGCCCCTGCTGGCGGAAAACAAGCCGTGAGGCATCCTCCTGCCCCACCTGCCCCTCTGTCCCCCTGTCTCCCTGTCCGCTCCAGCGGCGAAGGTGCGGGCCGTGGCCGCCACTGCGGAGGTCCCCCGCAACAAACCTCTCCGCGCGGGCGGCGGCCCGGCGCCTCAGAGGGCGCAGCTCTTCCGGCCCTTGACGAGGGCGTCGAACTCCTTGAGGCTTGCGTTTATGACCGGTGTCTCGCCGAGCTTGCCGTAGAGGGCCTCCTGTGTCTTGAGGCCGTTGCCCGTTATGGAGACGACGATGGACTCGTTTCGCGGGATACGGCCCTGTTCGAGGAGCTTTTTCGTAACGCCCAGCGTTACGCCTCCGGCCGTCTCGGCGAAGATGCCCTCGGTCTCGGCCAGCAGTCTTATGGCGTCTATTATCTCTTCGTCGCTCACGTCCTCGCCCCAGCCGCCGCTCTCGCGCATGGTCCTGGCCGAGTAGTAACCGTCGGCCGGGTTGCCTATGGCGAGGCTCTTGGCTATGGTGTCGGGCCGCACCGGCCTTATGAGCTCCGAGCCTTCCTTCACGGCCGTCACTATGGGGGCGCACCCGGTGGCCTGGGCGCCGTAGATCTTCGAGTCCAGCGGCCCATCGACGAGCCCCAGCCTGTGGAACTCCTTGAAGGACTTCCATACCTTGGTTATGAGCGAGCCTCCGGCCATGGGCACGACCACGTGCTTCGGCAGCCTCCAGCCGAGCTGCTCGACGATCTCGTAGCCGAAGGCCTTGGAGCCCTCGGCGTAGTAGGGCCTTATGTTTATGTTGACGAAGGCCCAGCCGTACTTGCCCGCTATCTCGCTGCACAGACGGTTGACCTCGTCGTAGGTGCCCCTGATGCGCACCATGTTGCAGCCGTAGACGAGGGTGCCGAGTATCTTGGTGGGCTCCAGGTCGTGGGGGATGAAGACGTAGTTCTCGAGGCCCGCCGCCGAGGCGTTGGCGGCCACCGAGTTTGCGAGGTTGCCGGTGGAGGCGCAGCTCACCACGTCGAAGCCCAGCTCCACAGCCTTCGATATGGCCACCGAGACGACCCGGTCCTTGAAGGAGAGGGTCGGGTAGTTGACGGCGTCGTTCTTTATGTAGAGCTCGTCAACGCCGAGGGCCTCTTCGAGGTTGCGGGCCCTCACAAGGGGGGTGAAGCCCACCTGTGCGCCCACGGTTGGCTCTCCGTCAAGGGGCAGGAGCTCACGGTAGCGCCACATGTTCGCCGGCCTCGACTCTATGACCCGGCGGCTCAGCGCCTTCGCTATCTCTTCGTATTCGTAGACGACCTCGAGCGGGCCGAAGCAGAACTCGCAGACATGGAGCGCCTCTTTGGGGTACTCCTTGCCGCACTCCCTGCACTTTAGCGCCTTCACGTAACTCATCTCCATTCCCCCCTTGCTTGAAAAAACTCTTTTTCGGCGGCCAAAAAAAAACCTCTTCTTTTGAAGCTAAGAAGAGGTACGAGACCTTTTCTTATCTTCCAAGGTCCTCCTCGGCCTGCCGGGGCCCGAGGCGCCATTCGCCCCCCGGCAGACCCCGGCCGGGACGTGGCGGACCTTGCTGGAATTAGCACCTGTCACCCCCGAAGAGGCCGGTTGCTGTGGCTTCACAGGGCCAGTTCCCTCTGCCACTCTTGATAAGAACGTTAGCGTATTCAGTTGTATCTGGTTATATAATATGAAAACGGCCGAATGTCAAGACAATAATGGACGGTCTCTGCGACAAAAAAGCTGCGTGGGCTCCCGGCTCCTGTCCGGCCGGCCGAAACCGGAAGGCGGCGCACCCGCCCAGGCTCCGCCGCCGACACCGCAACGGTGGTGACTGCGGTCACATACGGGGCGCTGTGCTTTCAATATACTGTAAGTACGATCTATGGGGCTCGGAGCGCATCGGCCGGAGGCGGCCCGCGGCTCTACTTGTGAGACAACTCTTCTTGACAGACGCTACCCTGACGATAAAATACATGGTAAGATACGACGCATCTAAAGTCGAACCGGAAGAGAGGAACGGAAGGTGGACAAGATGAGCAGAAGCAGAGTAAAAACCCTGTTGGCGGTGATTTGCATCCTGCTGGCCGCTCCTTACACGGCGGCGGCGGCCACATATTACGTCTCGCCCAATGGAAGCGACTCCAACGACGGCCTCAGCACGAAAACCCCGTGGGGGACCCTCGTCCATGCCACAAAAAAGATGTCCGGCGGCGATACCCTCATTCTGATGGACGGAATATACACCTCCAACTGCAAAGACTATTCAAACTGCGAAAATCAACTCATCCCACCAAGTGGGAGCCCTGGTAATTATACAGTCATAAAGGCTCAGAATGACTGGAAAGCCGTCATAGATGGCAGTGGATTTCCCCTCTGGCGCTACCCCATCCACATCAAAAACGGATCTTATATACAAATAGAAGGACTAAAATTGGTGGACGGCGGCGGTATGACCGCTGTCATGGTAGAGCGTTCCAGCTACATAAAGCTAATGCGACTCTCCATAACAAACGGGGTTCCTTACAATGCCCAATGGGGCAATGTGCTTTCTATCGCCAACG
The nucleotide sequence above comes from Deltaproteobacteria bacterium. Encoded proteins:
- a CDS encoding M67 family peptidase; protein product: MLRMTRELYDELTAHARTAYPRECCGVLVGTASEVKVVERVVRTENRNTERAGDRYEISPADLNRIDKEARAEGLDVLGFYHSHPDHADRPSRFDRERGQPWYSYLIVSVRGGRVESARSWCFEEPDEPFAEEALEIA
- a CDS encoding cysteine synthase, whose product is MHAFRAQGLGVKSSAVELVGNTPLVRINRITRELPAEVEIYAKLEGCNPGGSVKDRPALRMIEDAEAAGILTKDKVILDSTSGNTGIAYAWIGAVKGYRVELVVPANVSEERKKILHAFGANVVFSSPLEGSDGAIRLAWKLYVDNPEKYCKLDQYNNPSNPRAHYDTTGVEIFEQTEGRITHLVASIGTGGTIMGTGRRLKEYNPHIQVVAVEPDSPLHGLEGLKHMASSIVPGIYHAEEHDDKIAAPTEESYDMAKRLAREEGLLVGQSSGAAMWAAMRLASRIEKGLIVVIFPDGGDKYLSTRLWEGA
- a CDS encoding FeS-binding protein, which gives rise to MKKRVYLTYPKERIREPLIYEVGRRFRVVTNIRQASVSPSLGLVALEFDGEPEEIDKAIDFFIDKGVKVEPIELDVIE
- a CDS encoding MoaD/ThiS family protein, which produces MAVKVRIPTPLRKITGGQDEVTAEGATVSEVIEDLEKRHPGLKERICDEDGNLRRFINIYINDEDIRFRDNLSTPTSDGDELSIIPAIAGGVR
- a CDS encoding threonine synthase — its product is MSYVKALKCRECGKEYPKEALHVCEFCFGPLEVVYEYEEIAKALSRRVIESRPANMWRYRELLPLDGEPTVGAQVGFTPLVRARNLEEALGVDELYIKNDAVNYPTLSFKDRVVSVAISKAVELGFDVVSCASTGNLANSVAANASAAGLENYVFIPHDLEPTKILGTLVYGCNMVRIRGTYDEVNRLCSEIAGKYGWAFVNINIRPYYAEGSKAFGYEIVEQLGWRLPKHVVVPMAGGSLITKVWKSFKEFHRLGLVDGPLDSKIYGAQATGCAPIVTAVKEGSELIRPVRPDTIAKSLAIGNPADGYYSARTMRESGGWGEDVSDEEIIDAIRLLAETEGIFAETAGGVTLGVTKKLLEQGRIPRNESIVVSITGNGLKTQEALYGKLGETPVINASLKEFDALVKGRKSCAL